One Capsicum annuum cultivar UCD-10X-F1 chromosome 2, UCD10Xv1.1, whole genome shotgun sequence genomic window carries:
- the LOC107859363 gene encoding dof zinc finger protein DOF1.4 yields MALIPSSTTNEIWPQIDEKNNLMMASNGSSSSNTRDMEKPIPDPSQQPPPPPHLKCPRCDSSNTKFCYYNNYSLSQPRHFCKACKRYWTRGGTLRNVPVGGGCRKNKRIKRPSTNSSSSSSCTAHDIITTSTPNISTLNPSHHVAHNSIDISSTNSINPLFYGLTSERSDLNIPFARLFNSRVSSHATVGEGQVYSLTDSIPGLMDRRMGLGFSNSSVGGVNIMGENNNYGHGGFNPIKQIQDVVMTSNCTTSSTSLLSTYPNMFGSSTSTSTMASLIASSLQQQKFMSNINGNNFHNLAPNYEELQMSRGDNNNNNSNVHEGGGNGITMLKAEKMDLSNHQIHEQIINSSDPSLSWNGAWLDPSNMGSNSVPSLI; encoded by the exons atggcacTCATCCCTTCTTCCACTACTAATGAAATATGGCCACAG aTAGATGAGAAAAATAACTTGATGATGGCCTCAAATGGTAGCAGTAGTAGTAATACTAGAGATATGGAGAAGCCAATTCCAGATCCatcacaacaaccaccaccaccaccacatcTGAAATGTCCTCGTTGCGATTCGTCTAATACGAAGTTTTGCTACTACAACAACTATAGTTTGTCTCAGCCAAGACACTTTTGCAAGGCATGTAAAAGGTATTGGACTAGAGGAGGAACCTTAAGGAATGTACCAGTTGGAGGTGGCTGTAGGAAGAACAAGAGGATTAAGAGACCATCaactaattcttcttcttcttcttcttgtactGCTCATGATATAATTACTACTTCAACTCCAAATATCTCTACTTTAAACCCTAGCCACCATGTAGCCCATAATAGTATTGATATATCTTCTACAAATTCTATCAATCCTTTATTTTATGGGTTGACTAGTGAGAGGTCTGATCTCAACATTCCATTTGCAAGGCTTTTCAATTCTAGGGTTTCGAGTCATGCTACAGTCGGTGAGGGACAAGTGTATTCTCTGACAGACAGTATCCCTGGATTAATGGATCGTCGTATGgggttagggttttctaattctTCTGTAGGGGGGGTCAATATTATGGGTGAGAATAATAATTATGGGCATGGTGGGTTCAATCCTATTAAGCAAATCCAAGATGTTGTCATGACTAGTAATTGTACTACTTCTTCAACTTCACTTCTTTCAACCTACCCCAATATGTTTGGATCTTCAACATCAACTTCAACTATGGCTTCTCTTATAGCTTCAAGCCTTCAGCAACAAAAGTTCATGTCCAATATTAATGGTAACAATTTTCACAACTTGGCTCCTAATTATGAGGAATTGCAAATGTCAAGGggggacaacaacaacaacaacagtaatGTTCATGAAGGTGGTGGAAATGGGATCACAATGTTGAAAGCTGAGAAAATGGATCTTTCAAATCATCAGATTCATGAACAAATTATTAATTCATCTGATCCTTCACTTTCTTGGAATGGTGCTTGGCTTGATCCTTCTAATATGGGGTCTAATTCAGTCCCTTCTCTCATCTAG